The following proteins come from a genomic window of Gynuella sunshinyii YC6258:
- a CDS encoding ABC transporter ATP-binding protein: MADDVLISTKDLSVEFKVSAGWLWQRTLKAVNEVSLTIRQGSIVGLVGESGSGKSTLGRALLCLEPICAGHVDFDGLDLEQATQADIRHLRQQTALIFQDPFSALNPKMTIGDAIAEVLTVHRKRPTEHIPDRVVELLQLTGLGAEHAKRYPHQLSGGQCQRAVIARALALEPRLIVADECVAALDVSIQAQIINLLLELNRKMGLTILFIAHDLSIVRHLCDRVAVMYLGRIVEEGTVESVFSSPRHPYTEALLQAVPDINPDNPLPDNPLNGEPPSPLELPPGCAFHARCPYAQETCRHGEAPEQHQENDHSFACLRPWMQVS; this comes from the coding sequence ATGGCAGATGACGTTTTGATCAGCACCAAAGATTTGAGTGTGGAATTTAAAGTTTCCGCAGGTTGGTTGTGGCAACGGACTTTGAAAGCTGTCAATGAGGTCAGTCTGACAATCAGACAGGGATCCATCGTTGGGCTGGTTGGTGAGTCTGGCAGTGGCAAAAGCACCTTGGGCAGAGCTTTGTTGTGTCTCGAGCCCATTTGCGCAGGACATGTCGATTTCGACGGGTTGGATCTTGAACAGGCAACTCAGGCAGATATCCGCCACTTGCGACAACAGACCGCGCTGATTTTTCAGGACCCTTTCTCTGCTCTCAATCCCAAAATGACGATTGGTGACGCGATTGCCGAAGTGCTGACAGTACATCGAAAACGGCCCACGGAACATATCCCTGATCGCGTCGTTGAACTGCTACAGCTGACCGGACTTGGCGCTGAGCACGCAAAACGCTATCCGCATCAACTCAGTGGCGGACAATGCCAGCGTGCCGTCATCGCCAGAGCGTTGGCGTTGGAACCCAGGCTGATCGTGGCGGATGAATGCGTTGCGGCTTTGGACGTGTCGATCCAGGCCCAGATCATTAACCTGCTGCTGGAGCTGAATCGAAAGATGGGGCTTACCATCCTGTTCATCGCCCATGATCTGTCGATCGTGCGCCATCTGTGTGATCGGGTCGCAGTGATGTATCTCGGTCGAATTGTCGAGGAGGGCACCGTCGAATCCGTGTTTTCTTCGCCACGCCATCCTTATACCGAAGCGTTGTTACAGGCAGTACCGGATATCAACCCGGATAACCCGCTACCGGATAATCCCTTGAATGGTGAACCGCCCAGTCCACTGGAATTACCTCCGGGCTGTGCGTTTCATGCCAGATGCCCCTATGCCCAGGAGACTTGCCGTCATGGTGAGGCTCCGGAACAGCATCAGGAAAATGACCACTCTTTTGCCTGCTTACGACCTTGGATGCAGGTGTCTTGA
- a CDS encoding ABC transporter ATP-binding protein yields the protein MTNILLQVNGLTIASPEQACLVDDVSFVLHEGEILGLVGESGSGKTLTCRSLMQLLPKGVLEVRAGEILFAGQDVLNMTETQLQQLRGRGIGMIFQNPSTHLNPLMTIGQHMIESLRLYQRLSAKAARTKAVAILAQVGIPSPQQRFDAYAHEFSGGMRQRAMIAIALAAAPKILIADEPTTALDVTVQAQILKLLDQLRREYGLAIILITHDLGVVAQTCDRVAVMYGGRICEVATTVDLLRHPKHPYTCGLIECQPVTGESGQRVLKTIPGQPPTAHTMAAGCRFHPRCDKAVDLCRTKPPAREVFSEREVSCYFPDTQNSDEVRYGR from the coding sequence ATGACAAATATTCTTTTACAGGTCAACGGTCTTACCATCGCTTCGCCCGAACAGGCCTGCCTGGTGGATGACGTTTCCTTTGTTTTGCACGAAGGTGAGATTCTCGGTCTGGTTGGAGAAAGTGGATCCGGCAAAACCTTAACCTGCCGTTCTTTGATGCAGTTATTGCCGAAAGGTGTTCTAGAGGTCCGGGCCGGTGAGATCCTGTTTGCCGGACAGGATGTGCTGAACATGACCGAGACTCAGCTGCAGCAATTGCGGGGACGGGGAATCGGCATGATCTTTCAAAACCCCAGTACACATTTGAACCCATTGATGACCATTGGCCAGCATATGATAGAAAGCCTGCGTCTGTACCAACGGCTCTCAGCCAAAGCTGCCAGGACAAAAGCAGTGGCGATTCTGGCGCAGGTCGGTATTCCATCACCGCAGCAACGGTTTGACGCCTACGCCCACGAGTTCTCCGGTGGTATGCGGCAACGCGCCATGATTGCAATTGCGCTGGCTGCTGCGCCTAAGATTCTGATTGCAGATGAACCCACCACAGCTCTGGATGTGACCGTACAGGCGCAGATTCTCAAGCTGTTGGATCAATTGCGCAGGGAGTATGGGTTGGCCATAATTTTGATTACCCATGATTTAGGTGTCGTCGCTCAGACATGTGATCGTGTGGCGGTCATGTATGGAGGGCGAATCTGTGAGGTTGCCACGACGGTCGACCTGCTACGCCATCCCAAACATCCTTACACCTGCGGATTGATCGAGTGTCAACCGGTAACCGGTGAGTCCGGACAGCGGGTACTTAAGACTATCCCCGGTCAGCCACCGACAGCCCATACGATGGCAGCGGGTTGCCGTTTTCATCCTCGCTGTGACAAAGCCGTTGACCTTTGCCGAACCAAACCACCTGCCCGCGAAGTATTTTCCGAACGGGAAGTCAGTTGCTATTTCCCGGACACACAAAACTCTGATGAGGTACGTTATGGCAGATGA
- a CDS encoding ABC transporter permease produces the protein MTRTMTLYSGKWHPRCLFDRLSRGLSGQTTLKIGLAIVLTWLLVALLAPWISPYDPMFQDLAARLAPVSLAHPLGTDNFGRDILARIIWGARVDLLICVLGVLFPFLAGTIIGALSGYAGGWLDAVVMRVIDVILAFPFLVLMLAIITIVGPGLTGFFIAMTLVGWVSYARLVRSRVLILKQSDFILAAQSLGFSRSRILFRHLLPNVIADALVFSMSDAVLVLLNGAAISYLGLGVQPPLAEWGVMVTEGQGFITTAWWITAFPGLAIVLLAMGFSFIADGLGEKHGTTRGG, from the coding sequence ATGACCCGAACGATGACGCTGTATTCCGGAAAATGGCATCCCCGCTGTCTGTTCGATCGACTCTCCCGGGGGCTCAGTGGGCAAACCACCCTGAAGATCGGTCTGGCGATTGTTCTGACATGGCTGCTGGTCGCATTGTTGGCCCCCTGGATCTCTCCATATGATCCCATGTTCCAGGATCTGGCTGCCCGCCTTGCGCCGGTTTCTCTCGCTCACCCGTTGGGAACCGATAACTTTGGCCGCGATATCCTTGCCAGAATTATATGGGGAGCCCGAGTCGATCTGCTGATTTGCGTACTGGGAGTGCTGTTCCCCTTCCTTGCCGGAACCATTATCGGTGCCTTGAGCGGTTATGCGGGTGGTTGGTTGGATGCTGTGGTCATGCGAGTGATCGATGTCATTCTGGCATTTCCATTTCTGGTGTTGATGCTGGCCATTATCACCATTGTCGGACCTGGGCTGACGGGTTTTTTTATTGCGATGACTCTGGTGGGCTGGGTGTCCTATGCCCGGCTGGTGCGTTCCCGTGTTCTGATATTGAAGCAAAGTGATTTTATTCTGGCTGCACAAAGTCTGGGCTTCAGCCGGAGCCGTATTTTGTTCCGTCATCTGCTGCCAAATGTGATTGCCGATGCGCTGGTGTTTTCCATGTCTGACGCGGTTTTGGTGCTGTTGAATGGCGCTGCCATCAGCTATCTGGGACTGGGGGTGCAACCGCCCTTGGCAGAATGGGGAGTGATGGTCACAGAGGGGCAGGGGTTTATCACGACTGCCTGGTGGATCACCGCTTTTCCAGGGCTGGCGATTGTGTTGCTTGCTATGGGCTTCAGTTTTATTGCCGACGGCCTGGGCGAAAAGCACGGTACAACGAGAGGTGGGTGA
- a CDS encoding ABC transporter permease: MSRYRFLIMRPIQMIPVLFGISLITFMLIRAIPGDPARVLLGTRSTPEAIARIHAEYGLDQPLVIQYVLFLKHLAAGELGKSIIYKTETLKVILSRFEPTLLFVLGSVFLAIVISVPLASVAARKPGGLADHLIRVFSTMGLGLPPFWLGIMLIILLSITWHLFPVSGYGATYADRFYHLFIPCLTAALSLSAVLIRSLRAAMMRELQSGYVTAACARGQSEGRIFWRHVLPNSIVPVINLLAVNISWLIGGSVVIESVFGVPGLGQLLIKAIFSRDYMVVQGVVLFFALATVVVNLLADLLSVFIDPRIKL, translated from the coding sequence ATGTCCCGATATCGATTTTTAATTATGCGCCCGATACAAATGATCCCCGTATTGTTCGGTATCAGCCTCATCACCTTTATGCTGATACGGGCCATTCCCGGCGATCCTGCCCGGGTGTTGCTGGGTACCCGCAGCACTCCAGAGGCCATTGCCCGAATTCATGCCGAATATGGACTCGACCAGCCGTTGGTCATTCAGTATGTGTTGTTCCTGAAGCACCTGGCCGCGGGTGAACTGGGCAAATCGATCATATATAAAACTGAAACCCTCAAAGTCATTCTGTCTCGTTTTGAACCAACCTTGCTTTTTGTACTTGGCAGTGTCTTTCTGGCGATAGTGATATCTGTGCCTTTGGCGTCGGTTGCGGCCCGAAAACCCGGTGGTCTGGCTGATCATCTGATCAGGGTGTTTTCCACCATGGGATTGGGGTTGCCGCCGTTCTGGTTGGGTATCATGTTGATTATCCTGCTGAGCATTACCTGGCATTTGTTTCCGGTGTCCGGTTACGGCGCGACTTATGCCGATCGTTTTTATCATCTGTTTATTCCCTGTTTGACGGCGGCATTGTCTTTGTCTGCGGTACTGATCCGTAGTCTGCGCGCTGCAATGATGCGCGAATTGCAGTCCGGTTATGTGACGGCCGCCTGCGCCCGTGGTCAATCTGAAGGGCGTATTTTCTGGCGTCATGTACTGCCGAATTCAATCGTTCCGGTCATCAATCTGTTGGCGGTCAATATCAGTTGGCTGATTGGTGGTTCGGTGGTGATTGAGTCAGTTTTCGGTGTCCCTGGCCTGGGGCAACTGCTGATCAAAGCTATTTTCAGCCGTGATTACATGGTGGTGCAGGGGGTGGTGTTGTTTTTTGCGCTCGCCACTGTCGTGGTCAATTTGCTGGCTGATCTGTTGTCGGTGTTCATCGACCCGAGGATCAAGTTATGA
- a CDS encoding proline iminopeptidase-family hydrolase translates to MISEELVPDIQHRISVDGYTVTAYEFIPAQGSEADTLLCLNGGPGLPCDYLREAHSGLKQEGFRVIAFDQLGTGASDRPADPSLWTIERYVTEVLTVLDALACKQVHLLGHSWGGWLAIEFALTYPQRLKTLILEDTVADIPHLSRELDRLRQALGSETVAMMNRFEAMGRLDHPAYQAAITLLNYRHVCRLDDWPAPLQRSIDDWNMGPYQTMQGPHEFLYNGNLRNWCRVEELKRLTLPALITTGQHDELTPACASRIREGLPHAELHVFPNSSHMPFYEEPEAYYPVLTDFLQRHSGTL, encoded by the coding sequence ATGATCTCAGAAGAATTAGTGCCAGATATCCAGCATCGGATTTCCGTGGACGGCTATACCGTGACGGCCTATGAATTCATTCCCGCACAAGGCTCTGAGGCTGACACCTTATTGTGCCTGAATGGAGGGCCGGGGCTGCCTTGTGATTATCTGCGTGAAGCCCATTCCGGTTTGAAGCAGGAAGGCTTTCGGGTTATTGCGTTTGATCAACTGGGAACGGGGGCTTCTGACCGGCCCGCCGATCCTTCGCTGTGGACCATCGAACGTTATGTGACCGAAGTGTTGACGGTGTTGGATGCGTTGGCGTGCAAGCAGGTGCATCTACTTGGGCATTCCTGGGGTGGTTGGTTGGCAATTGAGTTTGCCCTGACTTATCCGCAACGGCTGAAAACACTGATTCTGGAGGATACCGTGGCAGACATTCCGCATTTGTCCCGTGAACTGGACCGTCTGCGTCAGGCGTTGGGCTCTGAGACAGTTGCCATGATGAACCGCTTTGAAGCCATGGGCCGGCTGGATCACCCAGCTTACCAGGCAGCCATCACGTTATTGAATTATCGCCATGTCTGTCGGCTGGATGATTGGCCGGCGCCTCTTCAGCGGTCAATTGATGACTGGAACATGGGGCCTTACCAAACCATGCAGGGGCCACATGAGTTTCTCTACAACGGCAATCTGCGAAATTGGTGCAGAGTAGAAGAGCTTAAGCGTCTGACCTTACCTGCACTGATTACCACCGGACAGCACGACGAGTTGACGCCTGCCTGTGCCAGCCGGATACGGGAAGGATTACCCCACGCAGAACTGCATGTCTTTCCCAATAGCAGTCATATGCCTTTTTACGAAGAACCGGAAGCCTATTACCCGGTGCTGACCGATTTCTTGCAGCGCCATTCTGGCACGCTCTGA
- a CDS encoding helix-turn-helix transcriptional regulator, producing the protein MTQFHLPDTLHEDFHCVSKQGISLGFEALIYDYTPVPRSLDGDLITPSLLYMDDVPNDMQDLWFEAGYYQLDPVQHHALKTSVPFVWSYQHPEQTNLPEMLQIDPRVQEYMNDNNIACGLTVPIHQPDGGFASLTGMVSGHNRLPELNEVMARFALMAHQFHENIYPKFSPDVRSCRFIELSKREKECLAYSAEGLTAKEIARHIHRSIPTVNMHLNSAIQKLGASNRVQAVVRAMHYRLIE; encoded by the coding sequence ATGACTCAATTCCATCTGCCTGACACTTTACATGAAGATTTTCACTGTGTTTCCAAGCAGGGTATCAGCCTGGGTTTTGAAGCACTGATTTATGATTACACGCCTGTGCCAAGATCCCTCGACGGTGATTTGATTACGCCATCTCTGCTGTACATGGATGATGTACCCAACGACATGCAGGATCTCTGGTTCGAGGCTGGCTACTATCAGCTAGATCCCGTCCAACATCACGCCCTGAAAACCTCAGTACCATTTGTATGGTCTTATCAGCACCCGGAACAAACGAATCTGCCGGAAATGCTCCAAATCGATCCCCGCGTTCAGGAATATATGAACGACAACAATATTGCCTGTGGGCTCACCGTTCCCATTCATCAGCCGGATGGTGGTTTTGCAAGCCTCACAGGTATGGTCAGTGGCCACAATCGGCTACCGGAACTGAATGAAGTCATGGCCCGTTTTGCATTGATGGCACACCAGTTTCACGAAAACATCTATCCCAAGTTCAGTCCTGATGTCCGCAGCTGCCGTTTTATCGAGCTCAGCAAAAGGGAGAAAGAGTGCCTTGCTTATTCCGCAGAAGGGCTGACCGCCAAGGAAATTGCCCGTCACATTCACCGTTCAATTCCCACCGTCAATATGCATCTGAACTCAGCCATCCAGAAGCTGGGAGCCTCCAATCGGGTACAGGCAGTAGTTCGGGCCATGCACTACCGCCTGATAGAGTGA
- a CDS encoding proline iminopeptidase-family hydrolase produces the protein MPDSQQGKVPFREYETWYRMIGHPEHSHLTPLVVVHGGPGCTHDYIDAFRDLAANGRPVIHYDQLGNGQSTHLPEKGEEFWTVELFLEELDNLLNYLGIQHRYMLLGQSWGGILSAEHAVRTPAGLKGLVIANSPASMELWLKAAFELRSELPQDVQKTLLAHEQAGTIDSPEYKAASDVFYQRHVCRLQPWPDEVKRTFAAIDDDPTVYHTMNGPTEFHVIGPMKDWSIIDRLNRINVPTLVISGYYDEAKPECVQPYADRIAGAEWEIFPNSSHMPHVEERTDCMARIERFFEEKGL, from the coding sequence ATGCCTGACAGTCAACAAGGCAAAGTTCCATTCAGAGAATATGAAACCTGGTACAGAATGATTGGTCATCCTGAGCATTCACATCTGACACCGTTGGTCGTGGTGCACGGTGGGCCTGGATGTACTCATGACTACATTGATGCTTTCCGGGATCTGGCCGCAAACGGTCGACCGGTCATTCACTATGATCAGCTTGGCAACGGCCAGTCGACTCACCTGCCCGAAAAAGGAGAGGAATTCTGGACCGTCGAACTGTTTCTGGAGGAACTGGATAACCTGCTGAATTATCTTGGTATTCAGCATCGCTATATGCTGCTTGGTCAATCCTGGGGCGGCATACTCAGTGCCGAACATGCGGTCAGAACGCCTGCCGGTCTCAAAGGGTTGGTGATCGCCAACTCCCCTGCTTCCATGGAACTATGGCTAAAAGCAGCCTTTGAACTTAGATCAGAGCTGCCGCAGGATGTTCAGAAGACATTGCTGGCCCATGAACAGGCCGGAACCATTGATTCGCCAGAGTACAAGGCGGCCTCCGATGTGTTTTACCAGCGCCATGTCTGTCGTCTGCAACCCTGGCCCGACGAAGTAAAACGGACATTTGCCGCCATTGATGACGACCCAACGGTATACCACACCATGAATGGCCCAACAGAATTCCATGTCATTGGACCAATGAAAGACTGGTCGATCATTGACCGGCTAAACCGCATCAATGTGCCGACGCTGGTCATTTCCGGATACTACGATGAAGCCAAGCCTGAATGCGTACAACCCTACGCTGACCGGATTGCCGGTGCCGAGTGGGAAATTTTTCCCAACTCCAGCCACATGCCTCATGTCGAGGAACGCACCGACTGCATGGCACGCATAGAACGTTTTTTTGAAGAAAAAGGTTTATAG
- the zapE gene encoding cell division protein ZapE → MPLIRRYREELSLRGYQEDPYQLEALSMLDTLGIKLQQFQQSNANPFKRLFKRPDLPQSVYFWGGVGRGKTFLMDLFFETLNVTGKRRMHFHRFMQMIHQRLAELKHEKNPIDQIISRFAEEVQILCLDEFFVSDIGDAMILANVLNACYENQIVIVTTSNIYPEGLYANGLQRDRFVPAIKGILEHFQVYNLDAGTDYRLRALTQATLYFSPLENTGEHLARLFDTLISDAHLVQEQEVVEVLGRPIQSVRVCNGVLWIDFSELCEGPRSQNDYIELGKLFHTVMLDHVHLMTMNTEDTARRFINLVDEFYDRGVKLIIRAETSMGALYQGKRLAFEFQRTLSRLIEMQSEEYLALPHRPD, encoded by the coding sequence ATGCCATTGATTCGTCGTTATCGTGAAGAGCTTAGTCTTCGCGGCTATCAGGAAGATCCTTATCAACTTGAAGCATTGTCCATGCTGGACACTCTGGGAATAAAGCTGCAGCAGTTTCAGCAAAGTAATGCCAATCCTTTCAAACGTTTATTCAAACGCCCGGATTTACCGCAGTCAGTTTATTTCTGGGGCGGTGTCGGTCGCGGAAAAACTTTTCTGATGGATCTGTTTTTTGAAACACTGAACGTGACCGGGAAGCGACGCATGCACTTTCATCGCTTTATGCAGATGATTCATCAGCGCCTGGCGGAGTTGAAGCATGAAAAAAATCCGATTGATCAGATCATCAGCCGGTTTGCTGAAGAGGTGCAGATTCTTTGTCTGGACGAATTTTTCGTATCGGATATCGGCGATGCCATGATTCTGGCCAACGTATTGAACGCCTGTTATGAGAATCAGATTGTCATCGTCACAACGTCGAATATCTATCCGGAAGGGCTATATGCAAACGGTCTGCAGCGTGACCGTTTTGTACCGGCTATCAAAGGCATTCTTGAGCATTTTCAGGTATACAACCTGGATGCCGGTACGGACTATCGGCTGCGGGCGCTGACCCAGGCCACCTTGTATTTTTCACCTCTGGAGAATACCGGGGAACATCTGGCCAGATTGTTTGATACGCTGATTTCCGATGCGCATCTGGTTCAGGAGCAGGAAGTGGTCGAGGTTCTTGGGCGGCCAATTCAGTCGGTGCGGGTTTGTAATGGCGTATTGTGGATAGATTTTTCGGAGCTATGCGAAGGTCCGCGCAGTCAGAATGACTATATCGAGCTGGGTAAATTGTTTCATACCGTTATGTTGGATCATGTGCATCTGATGACCATGAATACTGAAGATACAGCGAGACGTTTTATCAATCTGGTCGATGAATTTTATGATCGCGGCGTCAAGCTGATTATTCGAGCCGAGACATCGATGGGGGCGCTCTATCAGGGTAAACGGCTGGCGTTTGAGTTCCAGCGTACCCTGAGTCGGTTGATCGAAATGCAAAGCGAGGAATATCTGGCATTGCCACACCGGCCGGATTGA
- a CDS encoding YhcB family protein: protein MDLLIILGAFVAGIVVGFILLKATSGDNDAQALRKKLEELQAEHQGYQNSVNEHFTRTADLIETMNKNYSEIQSHLMQGAELLVSPEYRLESEQMTQLNPDADDNNLEVPKDWAPKKADQKGTLSEGFGLSPEKEEAETTQDSSQVRS, encoded by the coding sequence ATGGATTTACTTATTATTCTGGGCGCGTTTGTTGCGGGCATCGTGGTTGGCTTTATTCTGTTAAAAGCCACCAGTGGCGATAATGATGCTCAAGCATTGCGAAAAAAGCTTGAGGAACTTCAGGCCGAGCACCAGGGCTACCAGAACAGTGTCAATGAGCATTTCACCCGTACGGCAGATCTCATTGAAACCATGAACAAAAACTACAGTGAAATACAGTCCCATCTCATGCAGGGTGCCGAATTACTGGTCAGTCCGGAATATCGGCTTGAGTCTGAACAAATGACTCAATTGAATCCGGATGCAGATGATAATAATCTCGAAGTTCCAAAAGACTGGGCACCCAAAAAGGCTGATCAAAAAGGAACATTGTCGGAAGGGTTTGGCCTCAGTCCAGAGAAGGAAGAAGCTGAAACTACTCAGGATTCATCGCAGGTACGCTCCTGA
- the cysD gene encoding sulfate adenylyltransferase subunit CysD → MNAYNLTHLKQLEAESIHIIREVAAEFDNPVMLYSIGKDSAVMLHLAMKAFFPSKPPFPLMHVDTNWKFKEMIEFRDSHTQKLGLDLIVYKNQEGLDMNISPFVHGSAKHTDIMKTQALKKALTQYGFDAAFGGARRDEEKSRAKERVYSFRDNNHRWDPKNQRPELWNLYNGKINKGESIRVFPLSNWTELDIWQYIYLESIPIVPLYFAAKRPVVKRDGTYINVNDERMTLKPGEAVEEKMVRFRTLGCYPLTGAVESNATTLPEIIQEMLLTTTSERQGRVIDHDSAGSMEKKKQEGYF, encoded by the coding sequence ATGAACGCCTATAATCTAACTCATCTTAAACAGCTTGAAGCTGAGAGCATACACATCATCAGGGAAGTCGCGGCAGAATTCGACAATCCGGTGATGCTTTACTCAATCGGAAAAGATTCAGCAGTTATGCTGCATCTGGCCATGAAAGCCTTTTTTCCCAGCAAGCCACCCTTTCCGTTGATGCACGTGGATACCAACTGGAAATTCAAGGAGATGATCGAATTCCGGGACAGCCATACCCAAAAGCTCGGCCTGGATCTGATCGTCTACAAAAATCAGGAAGGACTGGATATGAATATCAGTCCGTTTGTCCATGGCAGTGCTAAACACACGGATATCATGAAAACCCAGGCACTCAAAAAAGCGCTGACACAATACGGCTTCGATGCCGCATTCGGCGGTGCCCGTCGCGATGAGGAAAAATCTCGGGCCAAAGAACGGGTCTATTCATTTCGTGACAACAACCATCGTTGGGACCCCAAAAACCAGCGTCCGGAATTGTGGAATCTGTATAACGGTAAAATCAACAAAGGCGAAAGCATCCGGGTGTTCCCACTCAGCAACTGGACCGAGCTGGATATCTGGCAATACATTTACCTCGAAAGTATTCCCATTGTTCCACTTTACTTCGCAGCTAAACGCCCGGTTGTCAAACGCGATGGTACTTATATCAATGTCAACGATGAGCGCATGACACTTAAACCCGGTGAAGCAGTTGAAGAAAAAATGGTACGTTTCAGAACTCTGGGATGTTATCCATTGACTGGTGCAGTGGAATCCAACGCCACCACCTTGCCGGAAATTATTCAGGAAATGCTGTTAACCACTACATCAGAAAGACAAGGCCGGGTCATTGATCACGACAGCGCCGGCTCAATGGAAAAGAAAAAACAAGAGGGGTATTTTTAA